The Bifidobacterium eulemuris genome includes a window with the following:
- a CDS encoding YhgE/Pip domain-containing protein — MGNILAILKRDILRLLKVPTAWVIILGLSVLPSFYAWVNIIGFWDPYGNTASLQISVANNDQGSTTETLGEVDLGSQIVDQLKENHDIGWRFTNADQAMDDVRSGDSYAAIIIPEDFSERLASLFSGDGERPELEYYVNEKTSPIAPKVTDSAANTVDQQVNSAFVSTVSEVVTQALNDASDQASASADEASSNTVSTLRTVLDNLGKVRDSIATFDEQASDTPDDIQNAKQALQSARQLGSDASQSLNTVSGLIASTQTSLNGFISSSSSALDQGNSLLSQATTQTTGAVSTLAGNITTANGHVGGALATLQDINDRLDQTIDDLETLLPENSDVTNQLREANTRTGEAIDSLSALNASLEQTATDTGDLATNLNSSTQTVLSNAQTARRTLMDGALPQLSTGLTTLGGTAGTLSGQIASQSTLLDQADLILDQVDEAVANAREALADADSSIAGLETRLSTTITDISALSTSSLLSELFGGDGDLDVNAIADFMLSPTVLDTKTVYPVNSYGSGMAPLFTNLALWAGAFMLVALIRLESDDDGIEDLTVTQAYMGRWALLAIVAAAQGVIATVGDLIIGVQTVNAAAFILTGVIASLVYISVAYMLAATFQHVGKALIMVMIIVQIPGAGGMYPIEMMPDFFRNLHPFFPFTYAIDAFRETIAGFYGATWVASLAKLLLFAVLAFAVGLYVRPLLANLNRLFAREIAESDILNGEPTLLKGHEYRISQIVQALADHDEYRTAIEARAARFTTLYPRLKHGALIVGFVVPGILAITFSLTTGAKLVVLGTWAVWVLIIILFLMIIEFMHDSMRRQVALGNLSDDEIRATLAQRRRSTRTSRRAAAARSMRGAQHDSTTRHSERSPEGGVEESSQERSFDSGFASAQDDEEKEARSAQDGAEDKQEQYTERTERSDA, encoded by the coding sequence GTGGGCAATATCCTCGCCATACTCAAACGCGATATCCTGCGCCTGCTCAAGGTGCCCACCGCGTGGGTGATCATCCTCGGCCTGTCCGTGCTGCCGTCGTTCTACGCGTGGGTCAACATCATCGGATTCTGGGATCCATACGGCAACACCGCCAGTCTGCAGATCTCGGTGGCCAACAACGACCAAGGATCAACCACCGAAACCCTTGGCGAAGTCGACCTCGGCAGCCAGATCGTCGACCAGCTGAAAGAGAACCACGACATCGGCTGGCGGTTCACCAACGCCGATCAGGCCATGGACGACGTGCGCTCCGGCGACAGCTACGCCGCCATCATCATCCCCGAGGATTTCAGCGAACGTCTGGCCTCGCTGTTCAGCGGGGACGGCGAACGGCCGGAACTCGAATACTACGTCAACGAGAAAACCAGCCCCATCGCCCCCAAAGTCACCGATTCCGCAGCCAACACCGTGGACCAACAGGTGAACTCCGCGTTCGTCTCCACCGTCAGCGAGGTCGTCACCCAAGCGCTGAACGACGCCAGCGACCAGGCCTCCGCCTCGGCCGACGAGGCCAGTTCGAACACGGTGTCCACGCTGCGCACGGTGCTGGACAATCTCGGCAAGGTGCGCGATTCCATCGCCACATTCGACGAACAGGCCAGCGACACTCCCGACGACATCCAAAACGCCAAACAGGCGCTGCAATCCGCACGCCAGCTCGGCAGCGACGCCAGCCAAAGCCTGAACACCGTCTCCGGACTCATCGCCTCGACGCAAACCTCGCTCAACGGATTCATCTCCTCGTCCTCGTCGGCGCTCGACCAAGGCAACAGCCTGCTCTCGCAAGCCACCACGCAGACCACGGGCGCGGTGTCCACGCTCGCCGGCAATATCACCACCGCCAACGGGCATGTGGGCGGAGCTCTGGCCACCCTGCAAGACATCAACGACCGTCTCGACCAGACCATCGACGATCTGGAGACGCTACTGCCCGAAAATTCCGACGTGACGAACCAGCTGCGCGAGGCGAACACGCGCACCGGCGAGGCCATCGACTCGCTTTCCGCGCTGAACGCGTCGCTCGAGCAGACCGCCACCGACACCGGCGACCTGGCGACCAATCTCAATTCGTCCACGCAAACCGTCCTATCCAACGCGCAGACCGCGCGCCGCACCCTCATGGACGGCGCGCTGCCGCAGCTCAGCACCGGACTGACCACGCTCGGCGGCACCGCCGGCACGCTCAGCGGGCAGATCGCCAGTCAATCGACGCTGCTCGATCAGGCCGACCTCATCCTCGACCAGGTGGACGAGGCCGTGGCCAACGCACGTGAGGCGCTGGCCGACGCCGATTCCTCGATCGCCGGGCTCGAAACGCGGCTGAGCACCACCATCACCGACATCAGCGCGCTGTCCACCTCCAGCCTGCTGTCCGAACTCTTCGGAGGCGACGGCGATTTGGACGTCAACGCCATCGCCGATTTCATGCTCTCCCCCACCGTGCTCGACACCAAAACCGTCTATCCGGTGAATTCCTACGGCTCCGGCATGGCGCCGCTGTTCACCAATCTGGCCTTGTGGGCCGGCGCGTTCATGCTGGTGGCGCTGATCCGGCTGGAAAGCGACGACGACGGCATCGAGGACCTGACCGTCACGCAGGCGTATATGGGCCGATGGGCGCTGCTGGCGATCGTCGCCGCCGCTCAGGGGGTGATCGCCACCGTGGGCGACCTGATCATCGGCGTGCAGACGGTGAACGCCGCCGCCTTCATCCTCACCGGCGTCATCGCCTCGCTGGTGTACATCTCCGTCGCCTACATGCTCGCCGCAACATTCCAGCACGTGGGCAAGGCGCTGATCATGGTGATGATCATCGTGCAGATCCCCGGCGCGGGCGGCATGTACCCCATCGAGATGATGCCCGACTTCTTCCGCAACCTGCATCCCTTCTTCCCCTTCACCTACGCGATCGACGCGTTCCGTGAAACCATCGCCGGATTCTACGGTGCCACATGGGTGGCCAGCTTAGCGAAGCTGCTGCTGTTCGCGGTGCTCGCGTTCGCCGTGGGACTGTACGTGCGGCCGCTGCTGGCGAACCTCAACCGTCTGTTCGCGCGCGAGATCGCCGAAAGCGACATCCTCAACGGCGAACCGACGCTGCTTAAAGGCCACGAGTACCGCATCTCGCAGATCGTGCAGGCCCTGGCCGACCATGACGAGTACCGCACGGCCATCGAGGCGCGGGCGGCCCGGTTCACCACCCTGTATCCCCGGCTCAAGCACGGCGCGCTGATCGTGGGATTCGTGGTCCCCGGCATCCTGGCCATCACCTTCTCCCTGACCACCGGTGCGAAACTGGTGGTGTTGGGCACCTGGGCGGTATGGGTGCTGATCATCATCCTGTTCCTCATGATCATCGAATTCATGCACGACAGCATGCGGCGGCAGGTGGCCCTCGGAAACCTAAGCGACGACGAGATCCGCGCCACCCTCGCGCAACGGCGACGCAGCACACGGACCAGCCGACGTGCGGCCGCCGCGCGCTCCATGCGAGGCGCGCAACACGACTCCACCACCCGTCATTCCGAGCGGAGCCCGGAGGGCGGAGTCGAGGAATCCTCGCAGGAGAGATCCTTCGACTCCGGCTTCGCCTCCGCTCAGGATGACGAGGAAAAAGAGGCCCGTTCCGCCCAGGATGGGGCCGAAGACAAACAGGAACAATACACCGAACGTACCGAAAGGAGTGACGCATGA
- a CDS encoding YhgE/Pip domain-containing protein, whose protein sequence is MKAMWRLFVGDVRRITSNVVSVIIVIGLVAIPSLFAWFNIAASWDPFDNVKNMKFAVANTDEGYQSDLIPVKISVGDQVVNALRANSQLDWTFTTKSEAIEGTKSGEYYAAIIIPKTFSADMMTFFSDDVEHAQLTYLRNEKKSALSANITGQGADEVANEINTTFAQTMTSTALDIISSLADQLSDPDAQTMLARFNTNISDFATQLTGAADTLDTIGTLVDSADDLLDSSATLLEQTSQAATDTHEQLSDAKQGITSVADALDGSASTVTSSLEASADSLNSVSNSIDALFDDAADNASTAAQALRSQADTVATQAQSYQSILTALQNAGYADSTAAQAITRAIDQLNSLSTALDGAADQVESSASDTAAQREQVQQLITQATDSIGSAKQDFNDSIAPQISQLSTTVSDASSLLADDASQLTQTLEQLDDTASSAESQLADMREILDSTASQLRTAGGKLADFNTNLSQALNSGDMSQVREVLGDDTETLAASLAAPVTLTRKAVYPVENFGSSMTPYYTFIPLWTASILILLSVKTTVSRRRREELGDPSPNQLFLGRFGVFAVISLLQSTVSCAGSLLFLRVQAVHPLLFMLSGWVGGLLFAFIMYTLVVSFGNIGKAIGMLLLVFQVSGSAGSYPIQVLPDFMQVISPFLPITHAIRAMRAAIAGIYQNDFWVEIGILLAFSLPFLLLGLVLRKPLTGLNRWISEQLERTKLIG, encoded by the coding sequence ATGAAGGCGATGTGGAGGCTTTTCGTCGGCGACGTCAGGCGCATCACCAGCAACGTCGTCTCCGTCATCATCGTGATCGGACTGGTGGCCATCCCCAGCCTGTTCGCCTGGTTCAACATCGCGGCCAGCTGGGATCCCTTCGACAACGTGAAGAATATGAAATTCGCCGTGGCCAACACCGACGAAGGCTACCAATCCGACCTCATCCCCGTCAAAATCTCCGTCGGCGACCAAGTGGTCAACGCCCTGCGCGCCAACAGCCAGCTCGACTGGACCTTCACCACGAAAAGCGAGGCCATCGAAGGCACCAAATCCGGCGAATACTACGCGGCCATCATCATTCCGAAAACCTTCAGCGCCGATATGATGACCTTCTTCTCCGACGATGTCGAGCACGCGCAACTCACCTACCTGCGCAACGAGAAGAAAAGCGCGCTGTCGGCGAACATCACCGGGCAGGGCGCCGACGAGGTGGCCAACGAGATCAACACGACCTTCGCGCAGACCATGACCAGCACCGCGCTGGACATCATCTCGTCGCTCGCCGACCAGCTCAGCGACCCCGACGCGCAGACCATGCTCGCACGGTTCAACACCAACATCTCCGATTTCGCCACCCAACTAACCGGCGCGGCCGACACCCTCGACACCATCGGCACGCTGGTCGACTCCGCGGACGATTTGCTGGACAGCTCCGCCACACTGCTCGAACAGACCTCCCAGGCCGCCACCGACACGCACGAGCAACTGTCCGACGCCAAACAAGGCATCACCAGCGTGGCCGACGCGCTCGACGGCAGCGCCAGCACCGTCACATCCTCGCTCGAAGCCAGCGCCGACAGCCTAAACTCCGTCTCCAACAGCATCGACGCGCTGTTCGACGACGCGGCCGACAACGCCTCCACCGCAGCGCAGGCCCTGCGCTCGCAGGCCGATACCGTCGCCACGCAGGCCCAGTCCTACCAGTCCATCCTCACCGCGCTGCAGAACGCCGGATACGCGGATTCCACCGCCGCGCAGGCCATCACGCGCGCCATCGATCAGCTCAACTCCCTGAGCACCGCCTTGGATGGCGCGGCGGACCAGGTCGAGTCCAGCGCCTCGGACACGGCGGCCCAGCGCGAACAGGTCCAACAGCTCATCACCCAAGCCACCGACTCCATCGGATCGGCCAAGCAGGATTTCAACGACAGCATCGCCCCGCAGATCAGCCAACTGTCCACCACGGTATCCGACGCCTCGTCGCTGCTCGCCGACGACGCCTCCCAGCTCACGCAAACCCTGGAGCAGCTCGACGACACCGCCTCGTCCGCGGAAAGCCAACTGGCCGACATGCGTGAAATCCTCGACAGCACCGCCTCCCAACTGCGTACGGCCGGCGGCAAACTGGCGGATTTCAACACGAACCTGTCGCAGGCGCTGAACAGCGGCGATATGAGCCAGGTACGCGAAGTGCTCGGCGACGACACGGAGACGCTGGCCGCCTCGCTGGCGGCGCCGGTCACGCTCACACGCAAGGCCGTGTATCCGGTGGAGAACTTCGGCTCGTCGATGACGCCGTACTACACCTTCATCCCGTTGTGGACGGCCTCCATCCTTATTCTGCTCTCCGTCAAAACCACCGTCTCGCGCCGCCGCCGCGAAGAGTTGGGAGACCCGAGCCCCAACCAGCTGTTCCTGGGGCGTTTCGGCGTGTTCGCCGTCATCTCGCTGCTGCAGAGCACGGTCAGCTGCGCGGGCAGCCTGCTGTTCCTGCGCGTGCAGGCCGTGCATCCGCTGCTGTTCATGCTCTCCGGCTGGGTGGGCGGACTGCTGTTCGCGTTCATCATGTACACGCTGGTGGTGAGCTTCGGCAATATCGGCAAGGCGATCGGCATGCTGCTGCTGGTGTTCCAGGTGTCCGGTTCGGCCGGATCCTACCCCATCCAGGTGCTGCCCGACTTCATGCAGGTGATCAGCCCGTTCCTGCCCATCACGCATGCCATACGCGCCATGCGCGCGGCGATCGCGGGCATCTACCAGAACGACTTCTGGGTTGAGATCGGCATCCTGCTGGCGTTCTCGCTGCCGTTCCTGCTGCTCGGACTGGTGCTGCGCAAGCCGCTCACTGGGCTGAACCGTTGGATCTCCGAACAGTTGGAACGCACCAAGCTCATCGGATAG
- a CDS encoding TetR/AcrR family transcriptional regulator: MTTTHPTPAPPSPRCERTREATDRKIVQATLQIATSKGIGGVTIEEVARVSGVAKTTIYRRYRNADDLLGQVRSWQLDGLQDPGEFKATQADFARMMSQVVRRFDSGIGIKAVGIVLSSDGEFFQGILDQVVMPAKARLSEYVRRGEQEGALRHGIDVDFLFGTIVGSMIACETLHGKVDDAWGANISALVWPSIAA, translated from the coding sequence ATGACCACAACGCACCCCACACCGGCGCCGCCTTCGCCGCGTTGCGAACGCACGCGCGAGGCCACCGACCGCAAAATCGTGCAGGCCACGCTGCAGATCGCCACATCGAAAGGCATCGGCGGCGTGACCATCGAGGAGGTGGCGCGCGTGAGCGGCGTTGCGAAAACCACCATCTACCGCCGTTACCGCAACGCCGACGATCTGCTCGGCCAGGTGCGCTCCTGGCAGCTCGACGGACTGCAGGATCCGGGCGAGTTCAAGGCGACGCAGGCCGATTTCGCACGGATGATGAGTCAGGTGGTGCGCCGCTTCGATTCCGGCATCGGCATCAAGGCCGTCGGTATCGTGCTTTCCAGCGACGGCGAGTTCTTCCAGGGCATCCTCGACCAGGTGGTGATGCCGGCCAAGGCGCGGTTGAGCGAGTATGTGCGCCGGGGCGAGCAGGAGGGCGCGTTGCGGCACGGCATCGATGTGGATTTTCTGTTCGGCACGATCGTGGGCTCGATGATCGCCTGCGAAACCCTGCACGGCAAGGTCGACGACGCCTGGGGCGCCAATATCAGCGCGCTCGTCTGGCCCAGCATCGCAGCGTAG
- a CDS encoding FMN-binding protein, translating to MNDEKELNPKSTVRAATFAAASLVVAGALLAGCGEPTATPMDDEYAGNSGETAESQAQESNGSSDSDSDSSDADGSDSSSEEKQDTGVYADGTYSVNGQYGPIGEDTIDVHVTITDGAIDNVEIVGHPFTTISQNHQDAFAEAINGVVDGKPLKDLEVDTVAGASWTTDAFNEALKVVRQEASVSQ from the coding sequence ATGAACGACGAGAAGGAACTGAATCCGAAATCCACCGTGCGCGCGGCGACGTTCGCCGCCGCCTCGCTGGTGGTGGCCGGCGCGCTGCTGGCCGGCTGCGGCGAGCCGACGGCCACGCCGATGGACGACGAGTATGCGGGCAATTCCGGAGAGACCGCCGAATCCCAGGCTCAGGAATCGAACGGTTCGTCGGACTCGGATTCAGACTCGAGTGACGCGGACGGCTCCGACTCCTCGTCCGAGGAGAAGCAGGACACCGGCGTCTACGCCGACGGCACCTATTCGGTCAACGGCCAGTACGGCCCGATCGGCGAGGACACCATCGACGTGCACGTCACCATCACGGACGGCGCCATCGACAATGTGGAGATCGTCGGCCACCCGTTCACCACCATCTCCCAGAACCATCAGGATGCCTTCGCCGAGGCCATCAACGGCGTGGTGGACGGCAAGCCGCTCAAAGACCTCGAGGTCGACACGGTGGCCGGCGCCAGCTGGACCACCGACGCCTTCAACGAGGCGCTGAAGGTCGTGCGTCAGGAGGCGTCGGTCAGCCAGTAG
- a CDS encoding ABC transporter ATP-binding protein, with the protein MLLELDHISKIYGDLHAVDDLTLTVPAGQWLAIVGSSGSGKTTLMNMIGCMDTPSKGSVSLEGRRLEDLNAAQLADVRKNMIGLVFQKFYLVPHLTAVENVMVAQYYHSVVNQQQALEALDRVGLKDRAHHLPGQLSGGEQQRVCIARALINCPKLILADEPTGNLDEKNERIVLDLFRQLHEQGTTIIVVTHDALVASCADREIMLNHGVLVGEQWNNEAAREAYEAAGGKPAFTGSTAEGAQRDGDAPVAFANPTKAAKTGDLE; encoded by the coding sequence ATGCTGCTTGAACTGGATCATATTTCGAAGATCTACGGCGACCTGCACGCGGTCGACGACCTGACGCTCACCGTGCCCGCCGGCCAGTGGCTCGCCATCGTCGGCTCGTCGGGCTCCGGCAAAACCACGCTGATGAACATGATCGGCTGCATGGACACTCCCTCCAAGGGCTCCGTAAGCCTCGAAGGCCGCAGGCTGGAGGATCTCAACGCCGCCCAGCTGGCCGACGTGCGCAAGAACATGATTGGCTTGGTGTTCCAGAAGTTCTATCTCGTGCCGCATCTGACGGCCGTGGAGAACGTGATGGTCGCGCAGTACTACCATTCCGTCGTCAACCAACAGCAGGCGCTGGAGGCGTTGGACCGTGTGGGGTTGAAGGACCGCGCGCATCACCTGCCCGGCCAGCTCTCCGGCGGCGAGCAGCAGCGCGTGTGCATCGCCCGCGCGCTGATCAACTGCCCCAAGCTCATCCTCGCCGACGAGCCCACCGGCAACCTCGACGAGAAGAACGAGCGGATCGTGCTCGACCTGTTCCGCCAGCTGCACGAGCAGGGCACCACGATTATCGTGGTGACGCATGACGCGCTGGTCGCCAGCTGCGCCGACCGTGAGATCATGCTCAACCACGGCGTGCTTGTGGGCGAACAGTGGAACAACGAGGCCGCTCGTGAGGCCTACGAGGCTGCCGGCGGCAAGCCCGCCTTTACCGGTTCGACCGCCGAAGGCGCGCAGCGCGACGGCGATGCCCCGGTCGCCTTCGCGAATCCCACCAAGGCGGCGAAGACGGGCGATCTGGAATAA